TATCTAATATCCCGGCTTTTTGGTTTATTCATATAAAATTATAATTTTGAAATAAATCTCTCGAATCTCTCCATTGCTGTTTTCAGATTCTCAAGAGAATATGCGTAGGAAATACGAATATATCCCTCACCACAGTCTCCAAATGCTGTTCCCGGAACAACTGCAAGCTTCTCTTCTGTGAGAAGACGGGTACAAAATTCATCACTGCTCATTCCAAACTTCTTGATACACGGGAATACGTAAAATGCTCCGTATGGCTCAAAGCAAGGAAGTCCAATCTCCTTGAACTTATTGAGAAGGTATCTTCTCCTGTGGTTATACTCTTCCCTCATCATCCTGACATCTTCATCACCGTTCTTGAGCGCCTCAACAGCAGCATACTGGCTGGTTGTAGGAGCGCACATGATTGCAAACTGGTGTATCTTGATCATCTGTTTCATGATAATCTCAGGCCCACAGGCATATCCAAGTCTCCATCCTGTCATGGCATAAGCCTTGGAGAAACCATTTATGAGTATTGTTCTCTCCTTCATTCCGGGAAGCGAAACAATAGACACATGCTTTCCCTTATAGCTGAGTTCTCCGTATATTTCATCTGAAATCACATACAGATCTTTTTCTATGACAACCTTGGCAATTGCCTCAAGGTCCTCTTTTTCCATAACCGCACCGGTTGGATTGTTAGGAAATGGCAGAACCAGTATCTTGGTCTTGTCTGTAACCTTATCAAGAACTTCCTGCGCTGTCAGTCTGAACTC
The sequence above is a segment of the Butyrivibrio proteoclasticus B316 genome. Coding sequences within it:
- a CDS encoding pyridoxal phosphate-dependent aminotransferase, with the protein product MRNPLGSKVVDIKPSGIRKFFDIVQETEGAISLGVGEPDFDTPWHIRDEGIYSLEKGRTFYTSNSGLKELRVEISNYIKRTQGVEYDPIKEVFVTVGGSEAIDLAMRAMLDPGDEVLIPQPSYVSYEPCAILADATPVIIELKEENEFRLTAQEVLDKVTDKTKILVLPFPNNPTGAVMEKEDLEAIAKVVIEKDLYVISDEIYGELSYKGKHVSIVSLPGMKERTILINGFSKAYAMTGWRLGYACGPEIIMKQMIKIHQFAIMCAPTTSQYAAVEALKNGDEDVRMMREEYNHRRRYLLNKFKEIGLPCFEPYGAFYVFPCIKKFGMSSDEFCTRLLTEEKLAVVPGTAFGDCGEGYIRISYAYSLENLKTAMERFERFISKL